One Armatimonadota bacterium DNA segment encodes these proteins:
- a CDS encoding thiamine pyrophosphate-dependent dehydrogenase E1 component subunit alpha, protein MYELMAKIRAFEEQANELYITRKMPGLTHLYSGEEAVAVGVCQALRRDDYITSTHRGHGHCLAKGARVDRMFCELLGKAEGYCRGKGGSMHIADPDSGNLGANAIVGGSTGIAAGAALSAKMRGTDQVAVCFFGEGALGQGILYEAMNMASLWKLPVIYVCENNLYNEYTHYRETTAGEILARPRAFGIPAEEVDGQDVRLVLAAARRAVARARRGEGPSFLLCNTYRFYGHHVGDVDRSYYRSKEEEEWWKRERDPLRILRDWMVQAGLAEEAEFERIHRAVQEEILAGVAYALEAPYPDPREVSQHVYA, encoded by the coding sequence ATGTACGAGCTCATGGCGAAGATCCGGGCCTTTGAGGAGCAGGCGAACGAGCTGTACATCACCCGGAAGATGCCGGGACTCACCCACCTGTACAGCGGGGAGGAGGCGGTGGCGGTGGGCGTGTGCCAGGCCCTGCGGCGGGACGACTACATCACCAGCACCCACCGGGGACACGGCCACTGCCTCGCCAAGGGGGCCCGGGTGGACCGGATGTTCTGCGAGCTCCTGGGCAAGGCGGAGGGCTACTGCCGGGGCAAGGGGGGCTCCATGCACATCGCGGACCCGGACTCCGGGAATCTCGGCGCCAACGCCATCGTGGGCGGGAGCACGGGGATCGCCGCAGGGGCGGCGCTGTCCGCGAAGATGCGGGGGACGGATCAGGTGGCGGTGTGCTTCTTCGGGGAAGGGGCCCTGGGTCAGGGGATCCTGTACGAGGCCATGAACATGGCCTCCCTGTGGAAGCTCCCGGTGATCTACGTGTGCGAGAACAACCTGTACAACGAGTACACCCACTACCGGGAGACCACGGCGGGAGAGATCCTGGCACGGCCCCGGGCCTTCGGGATCCCCGCGGAGGAGGTGGACGGACAGGACGTGCGGCTGGTGCTGGCCGCGGCCCGTCGGGCCGTGGCCAGGGCCCGGCGCGGGGAAGGACCCTCGTTCTTGCTGTGCAACACCTACCGATTCTATGGCCACCACGTGGGCGACGTGGACCGCTCCTACTACCGGAGCAAGGAGGAGGAGGAGTGGTGGAAGCGGGAGCGGGATCCCCTGCGCATCCTGCGGGACTGGATGGTGCAGGCGGGGCTCGCGGAGGAGGCGGAGTTCGAGCGCATCCATCGGGCGGTCCAGGAGGAGATCCTGGCCGGGGTGGCCTACGCCCTGGAGGCTCCTTATCCGGATCCCCGGGAGGTGAGCCAGCATGTCTACGCCTAG
- a CDS encoding NAD(P)-dependent oxidoreductase produces MEKIGFVGLGVMGGRMVKRLLEAGRPVVGYNRTRSKAQWLVDLGMEWADSPRAVAEAADVIFTMVRDTEALRAVTRGPDGILAGLGPGKVYVDMSTVSPAESRALAAEVAARGARMLDAPVSGSVTTLEEGRLSIMVGGEVETFQRVLPILQDIGPVVTHVGGNGQAVLMKIATNLSLAVQMLAFSEGVLMAEKGGIPRETAVQVLLNSVAASPMLKYRGPFVLRMPEEAWFDVNMMQKDLLLALEAGRELNVPLPTTAVTNEYLTAARGMGLDRYDFAVLFEVLSRLSGRMPGLE; encoded by the coding sequence GTGGAAAAGATCGGATTCGTCGGGCTCGGCGTGATGGGCGGCCGGATGGTGAAGCGGCTCCTGGAGGCAGGCCGCCCCGTGGTGGGCTACAACCGCACGCGGTCCAAAGCGCAGTGGCTGGTGGACCTGGGCATGGAGTGGGCGGACTCTCCCCGGGCGGTGGCGGAGGCCGCGGACGTGATCTTCACCATGGTCCGGGACACGGAGGCCCTCCGGGCGGTCACCCGCGGCCCGGACGGCATCCTGGCCGGGCTCGGCCCGGGAAAGGTGTACGTGGACATGAGCACCGTGAGCCCCGCGGAGAGCCGGGCCCTGGCCGCGGAGGTCGCCGCGCGGGGCGCCCGGATGCTGGATGCCCCGGTGTCCGGGAGCGTGACGACCCTCGAAGAGGGGCGGCTCTCCATCATGGTGGGAGGAGAGGTGGAAACCTTCCAGCGGGTGCTCCCCATCCTCCAGGACATCGGGCCCGTGGTCACCCATGTGGGCGGGAACGGGCAGGCGGTGCTCATGAAGATCGCCACGAACCTCAGCCTCGCGGTCCAGATGCTGGCCTTCAGCGAGGGGGTGCTGATGGCGGAGAAAGGGGGGATCCCCCGGGAGACCGCGGTGCAGGTGCTGCTCAACAGCGTGGCGGCCTCTCCCATGCTCAAGTACCGGGGTCCCTTCGTCCTCCGGATGCCGGAGGAGGCCTGGTTTGACGTGAACATGATGCAGAAGGATCTGCTGCTCGCCCTGGAGGCGGGCCGGGAGCTCAACGTTCCCCTCCCCACCACGGCGGTGACCAACGAGTACCTCACCGCCGCCCGGGGCATGGGGCTGGACCGGTACGACTTCGCGGTCCTGTTCGAGGTCCTGTCCCGCCTGAGCGGGCGGATGCCGGGACTGGAATAG
- a CDS encoding SDR family oxidoreductase, whose amino-acid sequence MDLGIQGRVAIVTGGSRGLGRSAAMSLAREGVRVAICARNPEDLHRTVQELRGLGAEAMGVVADVTHPEGPERVYRETVERYGQVDILVNNVGGRRGGQSLEDTTEQDFLDALLLNLFSAIRLTRLALPEMRRRRWGRVINIASIWGREYGGTIAYMTAKAALIAFTKGLARQVAKDNVLVNSVAPGSILFPGGGWDRFIRTNPPEVVEEFIARNLPMGRFGWPEPVGDLVAFLASERASLITGACINIDGGQSYSLI is encoded by the coding sequence ATGGATCTCGGAATCCAGGGGAGGGTTGCCATCGTCACGGGAGGAAGCCGGGGGTTGGGGCGCAGCGCGGCCATGTCCCTCGCCCGGGAGGGAGTCCGGGTGGCCATCTGCGCGCGGAACCCCGAAGACCTCCACCGGACCGTGCAGGAGCTCCGCGGCCTGGGAGCGGAGGCCATGGGCGTGGTGGCGGACGTGACGCATCCGGAGGGACCGGAGAGGGTCTACCGGGAGACGGTGGAGCGGTACGGGCAGGTGGACATCCTCGTGAACAACGTCGGAGGGCGGCGGGGAGGGCAGTCCCTGGAGGACACCACGGAGCAGGACTTCCTGGACGCCCTCCTCCTCAACCTGTTCAGCGCCATCCGGCTCACCCGGCTTGCCCTTCCCGAGATGCGCAGGCGGCGCTGGGGCCGGGTCATCAACATCGCCTCCATCTGGGGGCGGGAGTACGGGGGGACCATCGCGTACATGACCGCGAAGGCCGCCCTCATCGCGTTCACGAAGGGCCTGGCCCGGCAAGTGGCGAAGGACAACGTGCTGGTGAACTCCGTGGCGCCGGGGTCCATCCTGTTCCCGGGCGGGGGCTGGGATCGGTTCATCCGTACGAACCCGCCGGAGGTGGTGGAGGAGTTCATCGCGCGTAACCTCCCCATGGGCCGGTTCGGTTGGCCGGAGCCCGTGGGGGATCTCGTGGCGTTCCTCGCTTCGGAGCGGGCGTCCCTCATTACCGGCGCCTGCATCAACATCGATGGGGGACAGAGCTACTCCCTGATCTAG
- a CDS encoding Xaa-Pro peptidase family protein, with amino-acid sequence MGIKTYGLMGVDWEVRVDYERLRRERLQRAKAFLKRSELGALLCFDMNNIRYITATHIGTWAMDKLVRFCLLPQDDEPILWDFGSAARHHQLYCPWLGERSRAGISTLRGSYPERAKDVARKIRVELEARGLHREPLGVDVVEPTVLFALQEEGLRVVDGQWVMTEARKIKTQDEITLLTTACMMVDAAYEELYKFLRPGVRENECVGLVAKVLYDLGSEHVEGVNAISGERCSPHPHVYTDRVLRPGDPVYFDILHSFNGYRTCYYRTFVVGSASPAMVDAYKRCRDYLDAAISLIKPGVTTADVVKVWPRAEEFGFANEEAAFALQYGHGVGLSIWEKPIFSRLVSFEKPEVIEEGMVLALETFWPASDGWSAARIEEQLVVTKDGCEVITRFPAEQLLVAGARYWTVDGPLPLRREVQSHLNRETSPREAVVASAAVEGVRP; translated from the coding sequence ATGGGCATTAAGACGTATGGCCTCATGGGCGTGGATTGGGAAGTCCGCGTGGACTACGAGCGGCTGCGCCGGGAGCGCCTCCAGCGCGCCAAGGCCTTCCTGAAGCGGTCGGAGCTCGGGGCCCTGTTGTGCTTCGACATGAACAACATCCGCTACATCACCGCCACCCACATCGGCACCTGGGCCATGGACAAGCTCGTGCGGTTCTGCCTGCTGCCCCAGGACGACGAGCCCATCCTTTGGGACTTCGGGTCCGCGGCCCGGCACCACCAGCTGTACTGTCCGTGGCTGGGGGAGCGATCCCGGGCCGGAATCTCCACCCTCCGGGGGTCCTACCCGGAGCGGGCGAAGGACGTGGCCCGGAAGATCCGGGTGGAGCTCGAGGCGAGGGGGCTCCACAGGGAACCCCTGGGCGTGGACGTCGTGGAACCCACGGTGCTCTTCGCCCTCCAGGAGGAGGGGCTCCGGGTGGTGGACGGCCAGTGGGTGATGACGGAGGCCCGGAAGATCAAGACCCAGGACGAGATCACCCTGCTCACCACCGCCTGCATGATGGTGGATGCCGCCTACGAGGAGCTCTACAAGTTCCTGCGGCCGGGCGTGCGGGAGAACGAGTGCGTGGGGCTCGTGGCCAAAGTCCTCTATGACCTCGGCTCCGAGCATGTGGAAGGGGTGAACGCCATCAGTGGAGAGCGGTGCAGCCCGCATCCCCACGTGTACACGGATCGGGTCCTGCGGCCCGGAGACCCCGTGTACTTCGACATCCTGCACAGCTTCAACGGCTACCGCACCTGCTACTACCGCACCTTCGTGGTCGGAAGCGCCTCCCCGGCCATGGTCGACGCCTACAAGCGGTGCCGGGACTACCTGGACGCGGCCATCAGCCTCATCAAGCCGGGAGTGACCACCGCGGACGTGGTGAAGGTCTGGCCCCGGGCCGAGGAGTTCGGGTTTGCCAACGAGGAGGCCGCCTTCGCGCTGCAATACGGGCACGGGGTCGGTCTGTCCATCTGGGAGAAGCCCATCTTCAGCCGGCTCGTGTCCTTCGAGAAGCCGGAGGTCATCGAGGAGGGCATGGTCTTGGCCCTGGAGACCTTCTGGCCCGCTTCCGATGGATGGAGTGCGGCCCGCATCGAGGAGCAGCTGGTGGTCACCAAGGACGGGTGCGAGGTCATCACCCGGTTCCCCGCGGAGCAGCTCCTGGTGGCGGGAGCCCGGTACTGGACCGTGGACGGGCCGCTCCCGCTGCGGCGGGAGGTGCAGTCGCACCTGAACCGGGAAACGAGCCCTCGGGAGGCCGTGGTGGCCTCCGCGGCGGTGGAGGGCGTCCGGCCCTAG
- a CDS encoding dihydrolipoamide acetyltransferase family protein produces MPKEVIMPALGLAQETGKVLRWLREEGQEVRQGDPLLEVETDKANVEIEAPASGVLARVLAPEGAEVPVGQVIGWILLPGEQASDLPVPEASAAAAEREAGTTAAPEAAPGPGPEAEIAPARPRASPKARRMAREMGVDLRSVQGSGPGGAVLAADVERAAARAEPAELPHIWKLMADRTARAWTTVPHFFLQRDVRADRLLAWRDALRTRIQAEITYTDLLVKLVAAALRAHPEVNARWEEGRIRRLPEVNVGLAVATEQGLVVPVIHGADGLPVEEIARRRAELVERARSGKLRLEDVEGGTFTLTNLGMYGVDRFFAIINAPQAAILSVGRITEWAVAEEGRAVVRPGLTLGLSCDHRVIDGARAARFLETLAGFVEEPLALLR; encoded by the coding sequence GTGCCGAAAGAGGTGATCATGCCCGCCCTGGGGTTGGCCCAGGAGACCGGTAAGGTCCTGAGGTGGCTGCGGGAGGAGGGGCAGGAGGTCCGTCAGGGCGACCCCCTCCTGGAGGTGGAGACCGATAAGGCCAACGTGGAGATCGAGGCCCCGGCGAGCGGCGTGCTGGCCCGGGTCTTGGCGCCCGAAGGCGCGGAGGTCCCCGTCGGGCAGGTGATCGGCTGGATCCTCCTGCCCGGGGAGCAGGCGTCCGACCTCCCGGTTCCGGAGGCCTCGGCTGCGGCGGCGGAGCGGGAGGCGGGAACGACTGCGGCCCCCGAGGCGGCGCCGGGGCCAGGGCCGGAGGCGGAGATTGCCCCCGCCCGGCCGCGGGCGTCTCCCAAGGCGCGCCGGATGGCGCGGGAGATGGGCGTGGACCTGAGGTCGGTTCAAGGGTCGGGTCCGGGCGGGGCGGTGCTCGCCGCGGATGTGGAGCGGGCCGCGGCCCGGGCAGAGCCCGCCGAGCTCCCGCACATCTGGAAGCTCATGGCGGACCGGACCGCCCGCGCATGGACGACGGTCCCGCATTTCTTCCTCCAGCGGGACGTCCGGGCGGACCGGCTCCTGGCCTGGCGGGACGCCTTGCGGACGAGGATCCAGGCGGAGATCACGTACACGGACCTTCTGGTGAAGCTGGTTGCGGCGGCCCTCCGGGCGCATCCCGAGGTGAACGCCCGCTGGGAGGAAGGGCGGATCCGGAGACTCCCGGAGGTGAACGTCGGGCTTGCGGTGGCCACGGAGCAGGGGCTCGTGGTGCCCGTGATCCACGGAGCGGATGGACTTCCCGTAGAGGAGATCGCACGTCGTCGGGCGGAGCTCGTGGAGCGGGCGAGGTCCGGAAAGCTGCGTCTGGAGGATGTGGAGGGAGGGACCTTCACCCTCACGAACCTGGGCATGTACGGGGTGGATCGGTTCTTCGCCATCATCAACGCGCCGCAGGCGGCCATTCTGAGCGTGGGACGGATCACGGAGTGGGCCGTGGCGGAGGAAGGGAGGGCCGTGGTGCGCCCCGGCCTCACCTTGGGGCTCTCCTGTGACCACCGGGTGATAGACGGCGCCCGGGCCGCCCGGTTCCTGGAGACGTTGGCGGGGTTCGTGGAGGAGCCGCTGGCGCTGCTGCGGTAG
- a CDS encoding alpha-ketoacid dehydrogenase subunit beta, translated as MREITMAQAIREALAEEMRRDPRVFLLGEDVAEAGHPFKVLTGLVDEFGRERVIDTPISEAGFTGIAVGAAMTGMRPVVDIMFGDFLTLAMDQIVNQAAKIHYMSGGKLKVPLVVRTTLGATRRSAAQHSQSLHAWFSHIPGLKVALPATPYDAKGLLKTAIRDDNPVLFFEDKMMYQVKGPVPEEEYTIPFGVADIKRPGRHVTLVATSSMVYVALDAARILEQEGIEAEVVDPRTTLPLDVETLVASARKTGRVIVIDEGYRGYGVTAEIAAVIAEEAFYDLEAPVRRLGAMDVPVPFSPVLEDQTVPTPEQVAAVARELCGRA; from the coding sequence GTGCGGGAGATCACCATGGCCCAGGCCATCCGGGAGGCCCTGGCGGAGGAGATGCGCCGGGATCCCCGGGTGTTCCTCCTGGGCGAGGACGTGGCGGAAGCCGGCCACCCCTTCAAGGTGCTCACGGGGCTTGTGGACGAGTTCGGCCGGGAACGGGTGATCGACACCCCCATCTCGGAGGCGGGCTTCACCGGGATCGCGGTGGGCGCGGCCATGACGGGGATGCGGCCCGTGGTGGACATCATGTTCGGCGATTTCCTCACCCTGGCCATGGATCAGATCGTGAACCAGGCGGCCAAGATCCACTACATGTCCGGCGGCAAGCTCAAGGTGCCCCTGGTGGTCCGGACCACCTTGGGGGCGACCCGCCGGTCCGCGGCCCAGCACAGCCAGAGCCTGCACGCCTGGTTCAGCCACATCCCCGGACTCAAGGTGGCCCTGCCCGCTACCCCCTACGACGCGAAGGGGCTGTTGAAGACCGCCATCCGGGACGACAACCCCGTGCTCTTCTTCGAGGACAAGATGATGTACCAGGTGAAGGGACCGGTCCCGGAGGAGGAGTACACCATCCCCTTCGGGGTAGCGGACATCAAGCGGCCGGGGCGCCACGTGACCCTGGTGGCCACCAGCAGCATGGTCTACGTGGCCCTGGACGCGGCCCGGATCCTGGAGCAGGAGGGGATTGAGGCGGAGGTGGTGGACCCCCGCACCACCCTCCCCCTGGACGTGGAGACCCTGGTGGCCAGTGCCCGGAAAACCGGCCGTGTGATCGTGATCGACGAGGGATACCGAGGGTACGGGGTGACCGCGGAGATCGCCGCGGTGATCGCGGAGGAAGCTTTTTACGATCTCGAGGCGCCCGTGCGCCGCCTGGGGGCCATGGACGTGCCGGTCCCCTTCTCGCCGGTCCTGGAGGACCAGACCGTACCGACCCCCGAACAGGTGGCCGCGGTGGCACGGGAACTCTGTGGGCGAGCGTGA